GATCAATTGAGGAAAGAAGAGTATAAAAAGAAAATAATCACCGGAGCCGATTCTACTCGGAATCAGACCTCTGTGGATATCGACTTGTAGAGCGATCAATTGAAACGTATAAAAGCTGATCGCCAGAGGAAGAAGAATTTCCACCGAAGTCCCCAGCCTTTGCCAGAGTTCCATCCCCGTGAGAGAACTCATGGAATCCATTACGAAATAGTAATATTTAAAGAACGCGAGGTTGATTCCGTTTAAAACGATTACCCATTTCAGAAGTTTTCCCGTGGATTCTCCGCGTTCCCGAATCTCCCAGAGTTTTGTGGAGAAGTAGTAGTTGATTCCGATCACGAGTAAAAAGTGAATCAGAAAAGCTATATGGGAATATCCGTAGAAGATGATCGAGGAAACGAGGAGGACCCTTTTTTTCCAGGGTCCGGATACGTTCCAATAGATCAAATACGTGATAAGAAATAAAAAAAGAAAGGGTAAAGAATTAAATAACATCAGACTTCCGAAAAATAAATTCTAAATTTCTAATATTCTCAATAAGACCAGAGATAAAGAAAACGAACCTGTTTTCCCGTTCCGAAGATTTTGGAAATCGGAGAATCCACTCTGAGTTCGGGTGATTGTACCTGATAGAAGTTTGCTTTCTTTTCGGCGCTCTGAGAATAATAGATGATTCGAGGACTTGTGTTTCCCGGAGTTTTGCGGTAGTTAGGAAGGGACATCGTTTCTTGGAGCGCGTTGTCAAAGTAACCGACCTTATCGATCAGACCGTGTTGTAACGCTTGAGAAGCAGTGAAAATTCTTCCGTCGGCAATCTTACGAAGTTCGGTAGGATTTTTTCCGGGACGACCTGCCTTTACAACTTCAAAGAATTTTTCATAAAGATCGTCCACGATGGACTGAAGAAGTTTTCTTTGCTCGGGAGTAAGATCTTCCAGAGGAGAACCGATTGTTTTGTTTCCACCGGAACGAATCGATTGATCCTTGATACCGAGTTTATCCAGACCTTCTTTGAAATTGATTCCGGAAAGAATCACTCCGATAGAACCCGTGACCGTGGTCGGATGTGCTATGATAAGATCGGACGCCATTGCGATATAGTAGGCGCCGCTCGCAGCCGTATCCATAAAAAGCGAAACCACTGGAATCTTCTTTTTGGTTTTAAACTGAAGAACTTCTCTATAAAGGATGTCGCTGGAAGTAACCGAACCGCCTGGAGAATTGATTTTTAGAATGACCGCTTTGATTTCGGGATCCAATTCAGCGAGTTCGAGTTGTTTTTTGACTCCGGCAAGAATGGAATCTTCTTGTCCGCCGAAAAAGGTTCTTTCTCCTTCGTCGCTGATCACTCCGTCGATTGGGATGATAAGAATCTTGTCTTCGTTTCTCCCGGTGAGGAGTTTTTCTCTGAGTTCGGCCGATTTGCCGGAGCCTCCGAGATTTGCGTTCACGGGGATATAACAATTCGTTATAAAAAGAGCCAGAATGAAGGAATAGGTCCAAGTCAGAATCGGTGCTTTCAAAGAAATTCTCCTATGGAATCGTCAGTATCCGCCGACAAAGCAGGCTTTCAATTCCTTTCCTAAGACCCAAGTTTTAAAAAAGAATTCAAATTTGATTGGAAATAATTTCCGTTTTCCCACAGTCTTGTTCGCCGTGCCCGAAATATTTAGCCAGCATTCACGATTGAAACTAAACGAGCCGGGGAATCAGATTCTTTCTTGGACTTGGAAACATCCGGTGACCGAAAAGAATCTCGAGATCATCGCAGGATACGATGCATCGGACCGTTTTTTTAGCAGCGGTTCTTATCTGATGTTTCCTTGGGTCAATCGCCACACCGCCCATACCATTCAACTTGGTGAAGAATTTATTTCCTTAACGGAGTTGGGAACCAAGGATTCGAAAGGTTATCCTTCTCACGGACTTGCCTATTCTTGGAGAAGAAGAATTCTAGATCATACGGATCATTCGCTTTTATTGGAACTGATTCCCGACGAGTCAATCGCACTCACTCCCTTAAGTAAAATACGAGTCAGGGAAGAATATTCTCTGCATACGATTTCCGACGAAGAGGTTCTGACTCTGAGAACTTTTTTTCAGAATGAGAATACGGCTCCTTTTCGTTTTTGTTATGGCTATCACCCTTATTTTCGAATGAATTCCAAACAACCGCCGACACAACTACGGTCTAACATAAAGAAACAGATTCCTTTACAAGAGGATTTGATTCCGGTCTATCCAATTTATGGAATAGAGACGGATGTATTTGAGTTGGAACAAATACCGATTCTCGATTCCTTATTTTTCGGAGGGGAGCCGAATGTACTTTTGCAAGTACAGAGCGAGTCGTATCAAGTTTCGATTCATTCTTATGCGAACGCTTCGAACGAGATACCTCTTTCTTACGTGCAAATTTATACGGACTTCCCAGGGAATCGAATCGCAATCGAACCTATGAGCGCTCCGGGGAACGCGGTTTTGCACGGTTTTTCTTTGACGACCTTATTGCCGGAAGAAGAAAAGAGCGGTTGTTTTCAAATTCTGCTCTCAACGATGTGAAACTTTGGAACGGATCTTTCGGCAACGAAGGAAAAAACCTTATGTTCGCATTCTTCTTGACAGAAAGGGGTCGATTTTCAGTCTAAACAAACAGGAAACCAGACACAAATGAGCAAACCCTTAATCGTTCAGAGTGATAAAACTATGCTTTTGGAGGTCGATAACCCGGAGTTTGAGGCCTGTCAGACCATTGTTTCCAAATTTGCAGAACTAGAAAAAAGCCCGGAATACCTCCATACATACAGAATTTCACCACTTTCACTTTGGAACGCCGCTTCCATCAAGATGTCTGCGGATGAAATCGTAGAATGTCTCGAAAAATTCTCCAGATACTCCG
This is a stretch of genomic DNA from Leptospira tipperaryensis. It encodes these proteins:
- the sppA gene encoding signal peptide peptidase SppA, which produces MKAPILTWTYSFILALFITNCYIPVNANLGGSGKSAELREKLLTGRNEDKILIIPIDGVISDEGERTFFGGQEDSILAGVKKQLELAELDPEIKAVILKINSPGGSVTSSDILYREVLQFKTKKKIPVVSLFMDTAASGAYYIAMASDLIIAHPTTVTGSIGVILSGINFKEGLDKLGIKDQSIRSGGNKTIGSPLEDLTPEQRKLLQSIVDDLYEKFFEVVKAGRPGKNPTELRKIADGRIFTASQALQHGLIDKVGYFDNALQETMSLPNYRKTPGNTSPRIIYYSQSAEKKANFYQVQSPELRVDSPISKIFGTGKQVRFLYLWSY
- a CDS encoding aldose 1-epimerase, with protein sequence MPEIFSQHSRLKLNEPGNQILSWTWKHPVTEKNLEIIAGYDASDRFFSSGSYLMFPWVNRHTAHTIQLGEEFISLTELGTKDSKGYPSHGLAYSWRRRILDHTDHSLLLELIPDESIALTPLSKIRVREEYSLHTISDEEVLTLRTFFQNENTAPFRFCYGYHPYFRMNSKQPPTQLRSNIKKQIPLQEDLIPVYPIYGIETDVFELEQIPILDSLFFGGEPNVLLQVQSESYQVSIHSYANASNEIPLSYVQIYTDFPGNRIAIEPMSAPGNAVLHGFSLTTLLPEEEKSGCFQILLSTM